One part of the Microlunatus elymi genome encodes these proteins:
- a CDS encoding VOC family protein produces MQQPALNVGAVTITSEPQRARELADFYRRLLGWPIVDVGPKGGWVQLRPPEGETGPTINIEEDVAHSRPVWPSQHGRQTATMHLDIGVDDLEAAVAWAIEAGASQAEHQPQQHVRVMLDPHGHPFCLC; encoded by the coding sequence ATGCAGCAACCTGCCCTGAATGTCGGCGCAGTGACGATCACCTCCGAGCCGCAGCGGGCCCGGGAGTTGGCCGATTTCTATCGTCGGCTCCTCGGCTGGCCGATCGTGGATGTCGGTCCGAAGGGAGGCTGGGTGCAGTTGCGTCCACCCGAGGGCGAGACCGGGCCGACGATCAACATCGAGGAAGACGTAGCACATTCGCGCCCGGTGTGGCCAAGCCAACACGGTCGGCAGACCGCGACCATGCACCTTGATATCGGCGTCGATGACCTGGAGGCGGCGGTCGCCTGGGCGATCGAGGCGGGAGCGAGCCAGGCCGAACACCAGCCGCAGCAGCACGTTCGGGTGATGCTGGATCCGCACGGCCATCCGTTCTGCCTGTGCTGA
- a CDS encoding GNAT family N-acetyltransferase, with product MNERVVRFTTRELSMRTIDDFEQFFSQVHGCACTLYFFGRHLSSVSGTAQQRAVRLGSAPDRSRKHFPHQELMRKREAAAVRDLVSKGQAHGILVYADGDPVGWCHFGRVDELPVPSEESDPDTIYARLDTTEWVINCFTTRMDHRRQGVATRALNAAVAAIKKRGGGWIEAVPMAFPHDDPTLRKLRRTFRWRSPQVAEYLRDNWPTKELPAIGEVSACLNSTRTMGHMGNMSMFEKAGFTAIQRDDYRSATDPYHRGDFIVMRRHV from the coding sequence ATGAACGAGCGAGTGGTCCGCTTCACGACGCGGGAACTGTCGATGCGGACCATTGATGATTTCGAGCAGTTCTTCTCCCAGGTACACGGTTGTGCCTGCACGCTGTATTTCTTCGGTCGGCATCTGTCGTCGGTGTCCGGCACTGCGCAGCAGCGCGCCGTGCGACTCGGAAGCGCGCCGGATCGGTCCCGGAAACACTTCCCGCATCAGGAACTGATGCGCAAGCGTGAGGCCGCCGCGGTCCGAGACCTGGTCAGCAAGGGCCAGGCTCACGGAATCCTGGTCTATGCCGACGGGGATCCTGTCGGTTGGTGCCATTTCGGCCGGGTGGATGAGTTGCCGGTGCCGAGTGAGGAATCCGATCCCGACACGATCTATGCCCGGCTCGACACCACCGAGTGGGTGATCAACTGCTTCACCACCCGGATGGACCATCGCAGACAGGGTGTGGCAACGCGTGCGCTGAACGCGGCCGTAGCCGCGATCAAGAAGCGGGGCGGCGGCTGGATCGAAGCTGTTCCGATGGCGTTCCCGCACGACGACCCGACACTACGGAAGTTGCGGCGAACCTTCCGTTGGCGTTCGCCGCAGGTGGCTGAGTATCTGCGCGACAACTGGCCGACCAAAGAGCTCCCCGCCATCGGCGAAGTCAGCGCCTGCCTGAACTCGACCAGAACCATGGGACATATGGGGAACATGTCGATGTTTGAGAAAGCCGGCTTCACAGCAATCCAACGCGACGATTACCGCAGCGCCACCGATCCCTACCACCGAGGCGACTTCATCGTCATGCGCCGACACGTCTGA
- a CDS encoding DUF402 domain-containing protein, with amino-acid sequence MSRSMQMMFRPRFHPGDIVLRREVLHGQLWMEHPVTVIDDRGDEFAVLLQPGSQFTFHDHPQGVHPWSGQSEWRGPEVLQLYRVGLWYSVWLFFDQGRFRNWYINFEAPVVGDEGGFDTDDYGLDLIVNPGQEVVWKDVDHLDVMIGNGRLNSSKVLGVLAAARQVADLVRRDDRWWSSWDGWTPAGGPGCR; translated from the coding sequence GTGAGCCGGTCGATGCAGATGATGTTCCGGCCGAGGTTCCATCCTGGCGACATCGTGCTGCGCCGGGAGGTGCTGCACGGGCAGCTTTGGATGGAGCATCCGGTCACGGTCATCGATGATCGCGGTGACGAATTCGCTGTGCTGCTTCAGCCGGGCTCGCAGTTCACCTTCCATGACCATCCCCAGGGCGTGCATCCCTGGTCGGGGCAGTCGGAGTGGCGAGGACCTGAGGTACTGCAGCTTTATCGGGTCGGCCTGTGGTACTCGGTGTGGCTGTTCTTTGATCAGGGACGATTCCGGAACTGGTACATCAACTTTGAGGCACCGGTTGTCGGCGACGAAGGGGGATTCGACACCGACGATTACGGGCTGGACTTGATCGTCAATCCCGGCCAAGAGGTTGTCTGGAAGGATGTCGATCACCTCGATGTGATGATCGGGAACGGTCGGCTCAACTCATCGAAAGTCTTGGGGGTGTTGGCGGCCGCACGGCAGGTTGCCGACCTGGTCCGTCGTGACGATCGGTGGTGGTCATCATGGGACGGCTGGACGCCGGCCGGCGGTCCAGGTTGCCGTTAA
- a CDS encoding alpha/beta fold hydrolase, translating to MDLTETFSWKGRDVAWSRIGSGQPVVFCHGTPWSSKTWARFADALSRDFCVYLWDMPGYGQSSKHPDHDVDLATQGEVFTDLLAEWKIDPPHVVAHDFGGAVSLRALLLHGADFASVCLVDVVALRPWGSRFFRLVHDHTDVFAALPAAVHAGALAAYIQTASFRGLDADELAELTAPWLTEEGQAAFYRQIAQADERFTRELEDRLSDIDLPVHIIWGEQDTWIPLDRASRLTDAIPDASLRTVPNAGHLIHYDAPAPLADALRAWLQPFGH from the coding sequence GTGGATCTCACCGAGACGTTCTCCTGGAAGGGACGCGACGTTGCGTGGTCGCGCATCGGTTCAGGCCAACCAGTGGTGTTCTGTCATGGCACCCCGTGGTCGTCGAAGACCTGGGCGCGTTTCGCCGACGCCCTGAGCCGAGACTTCTGCGTGTACCTGTGGGACATGCCCGGCTACGGCCAATCCTCAAAGCACCCCGACCACGACGTGGACCTGGCCACCCAGGGCGAAGTGTTCACCGACCTGCTCGCTGAGTGGAAGATCGACCCGCCGCACGTGGTCGCGCACGACTTCGGAGGCGCTGTCTCCCTGCGAGCACTGCTCCTCCATGGAGCGGACTTCGCATCGGTGTGCCTGGTCGACGTCGTCGCTCTCAGGCCGTGGGGCTCGCGCTTCTTCCGCCTCGTCCATGACCACACCGACGTCTTCGCGGCACTCCCGGCTGCGGTGCACGCGGGCGCGTTGGCGGCCTACATCCAAACCGCGAGCTTTCGGGGCCTTGATGCCGATGAGCTCGCCGAACTGACGGCGCCATGGCTTACCGAGGAGGGCCAGGCCGCCTTCTACCGCCAGATCGCCCAGGCCGATGAACGCTTCACCCGCGAACTCGAAGATCGACTGTCCGACATCGATCTGCCCGTCCATATCATCTGGGGTGAGCAGGACACCTGGATCCCTCTCGACCGCGCGTCACGCCTCACCGATGCGATCCCCGACGCGAGTCTGCGCACTGTCCCCAATGCAGGCCATCTGATCCACTACGACGCACCCGCACCGCTGGCCGACGCGCTACGAGCCTGGCTCCAACCGTTCGGCCACTGA
- a CDS encoding nucleotidyltransferase domain-containing protein, translating to MTPNVDHNTPVPGLEGLDNGLDEHGRIRREGDINRVDAAFAPLVAEAASALRQLLDRRLHSIYLYGSIPRGTAVVGQSDLDMEVVLHSEPTETDRTAIGRLAAELDQDTDLVNEVGIIVAGRPRLLSAAERYDNAFQISCLCTPLWGPDLADELPDQYPSIELARHITSGTQAAFTRLTAALNEPTTSRPDFIRQRVGRRITRLAYTCVLFRWPGWTSDPITMQRVITAFYPGHTDEVAASIRLGWGRLTGNPPDTLDDHHKAVELLTNSAPWWTSEHHRVTAQTG from the coding sequence GTGACGCCGAACGTTGACCACAACACGCCTGTGCCGGGGCTTGAGGGTCTCGATAACGGACTAGACGAGCATGGCCGGATCCGCCGCGAAGGAGACATCAACCGCGTCGATGCAGCCTTCGCCCCTCTTGTAGCCGAGGCTGCGTCGGCCCTCCGACAACTCCTTGACCGACGCCTGCACAGCATCTACCTGTACGGCAGCATTCCTCGCGGCACCGCCGTCGTCGGCCAGTCAGACCTCGATATGGAGGTCGTCCTGCACAGCGAGCCGACCGAGACAGATCGCACCGCGATCGGCCGGCTTGCCGCCGAGCTCGACCAGGACACCGACCTGGTCAACGAGGTCGGCATCATTGTCGCGGGCCGTCCTCGACTGCTGTCTGCGGCCGAGCGGTACGACAACGCGTTCCAGATCTCATGTCTTTGCACGCCGCTGTGGGGACCGGATCTGGCCGATGAGCTGCCCGATCAGTACCCGAGCATCGAGCTGGCCCGGCACATCACCAGCGGAACCCAGGCCGCCTTCACCCGGCTCACCGCCGCGCTGAACGAACCGACGACATCACGGCCAGACTTCATCCGGCAGCGGGTCGGTCGACGAATCACCCGGCTGGCCTACACCTGCGTCCTATTCCGCTGGCCAGGCTGGACAAGCGACCCGATAACCATGCAGCGAGTCATCACCGCCTTCTATCCCGGCCACACCGACGAAGTAGCCGCCAGCATCCGGCTCGGCTGGGGCCGGCTGACCGGCAACCCTCCTGACACACTTGACGATCACCATAAAGCGGTTGAACTGCTCACCAATTCCGCGCCCTGGTGGACAAGTGAACACCACAGAGTCACTGCCCAGACCGGGTGA